From the Fibrobacter sp. UWH6 genome, the window TCAAGGTTGTTCTATAAACAACTGTTGACACGAAAACGTGGCCCTTGACTTATTGCACCAGATGGATGTATATTTGCGCAATTAAATTGCGCATTAATCTGCGCCTCGGTCATATCCAAGCAATCTTGGCTGCGACTCTCGGCTTGCGATTAATTTAGGGTCATTGGCTTATAGAGAATTTCAAGGAGGCATTCAGAATGGATTTCGTTCGTCCAAACTACAAGACTGTCGGCGACGCCATTTTTGAAGACGGAGAAAAGCGCCAGGCCGAAGAAACCGCCCGCAGGATACTTGCCGAAAATGAGCCCATGGAAAAGATTATCGCCTACACAAGTCTTTCCAGGGAGCAGATCGAAGCGCTCAAGAAATAATTTGTACGGGTTTAAAGGGAAAGGCTTCTGTCTACTTGACAGAAGCCTTTTTTACAACAAAAAAATGCTAGCACTTATCTTTTCAATAGGACTTTCCACATACGTTTCCCAGCCATAACGATATACGTTCCAGGGCGATTCACTTTTATCCGAGCAGTTCCATTTGAATAAGACTTCGAAAGCAATTTTCCATTCACATCAAATACAGTAACAAAACCATCAAATTCGTCCACAAAGATTTCATTTTTAAAAGTGTATATAGACACAACGGGAATCTTTTTCAATTGGAAATCAAGCCCATCTGTAGCTGAACTGGAATCGGGATCAACTTCGTCACTCGGACTCGATTCAGGATTTTCGCTTGAACTTGATTCCAAAGTTTCGCTTGAGCTGGATTCAGGAGCATCACCTGGATATGAGGGAATAACTGGAGCTCCAGAAATATTTATTTCACCGGTCAAATTCGGATAGGAATCTACGCCAATGTTTTGTCCCCACATCGATCCATCAATTTCATCACTGTCATATTCACGCAAGGCTTTCGCAATTGAACCATCAGCGAACTCTAGCTGAGTCGCAGCTGAGCCAACTGATTCTACACTATCAAGAGACAAATAATAAGAATGTTCAACTTTGCACAAGGAATCGCTATTGCAATTTATTAGGTTAGAATTACCATTACTTAAAACCATCCCGTTAAAAGAATTGACAATACGAACGAAGCTCCCCGAATTAATTTTTCCAACCAAGCCTCCAACACTTACATCATCCCCACTTCTTACGGAACCGATATTAAAGACATTCCGCACAAGCAAGTGACCATTCTGTTTTACAAGACCGACTAAGCCACCGGCCAGCCCAGCTGAAATAATAGAGCTGTTGAATACACCTTCCAGCAAAACGTTTCCTTCAACAGTTCCTGCAATCGCACCAGCCTGACCAGAGCTTTTTAGATATGATTGTGCAATGCCAACGTTCTTGACAACAGCTCCATCACCCTCGACATCTCCTTTCAAATTTGCAAACAGTCCTACCCCTACAACATAACTTGACGCATAAAAGAGTCCGTTTATTGTATGTCCCTGACCGTCAAAGGTTCCTCTAAAGTTTTGAATTGGAGTCCATACAACCAAATCATCATCACTAAACTTCAACGTTCCATCTGGTTTAAGAAAGTCCTTATTAACAGTGATATCAGCTACTTGTTTGGCGCAGGCTCTTTCCTGTTTACTCATTCCATTTGCACCATTAACAATAGCAGCAAAACTGTACAGGTCATCGACTGTTTTTATGACATAACATTCATCCTCTGTTTCCGGCTCCCTGATTGAAATCCACTTTGCATAAAATTCCATATCACCCTTAGTTTCAGCATTTATAGGATGGACTACAGAACCATCAAATGATTTATTATTATACCATCCAACGAATATCTTATTTTGTACGGATGGGTTCTTGATATATTCTGGAACACCTTCAACGTAATTCATGACTTCGTCTGTAATACTATCGTCATTATAGTGAAACGCTGCTTTTGAAACTTTAAATAATTCAGCATCGAAATTAACGTTTAAAACAGGATATAAATCTACGCCTACATTTTGTCCCCATACGGATCCATCGACATCCGTACTTGAATAGTTATGCAAGGCCGAAGCCACAGAGCCATCCTTGAACTGTTCTAACTTGACCGAGGTTTCTCCATAGCCAGACGAACTAGGAGCATAAGAGTGAACAACAATAACACTACTATCCTTTTTATTCTTAACGTACCCAACAAAGCCTTGTTTCGTATTGAAGGAATTTATGAACTTGACCTGTTCGTTTCCATACGAACCACCTAGCATACCTCCTACACATTGATAGCCAGCAACGTTTCCTGCGAAGTACGAATTGCTAATAGTAAGGGCATGTCCATTTTCGTAGCCAACAAGGCCTCCCGTAAACGTCCCTCCTTTTATTGTACTTGTACTGTAAGAATTTTTGACATAAACATAGCCTGTCGCCTTGCCTATCAAAGTCCCCGCATCATCGTGCGAATTGATATAGGAATCTACAAGGCCAACATTTTCTATAATGCCAGGATTTTCGCTTGAGCCAGATACATAACCAAAAAGACCAATCTGATCCTTCTTGGAATCATTGTAATAAAGTCCAGATATATAATGTCCTTGGCCATCGAATGTACCGCTAAACGGGCCTATCGGAGTCCAGGTTTTAAAAGTTGATGAACCTGCACTATTCAAATTTCCTTTTTCATCAAGAACATTTTTATTGACAACAATATTTGCAGTCAGCCTGCCACAAGCAGTTCGTTCCTGAGTAAATCCATCATTTCCATTGACAATTGCAGCAAAAACATAAAGATCTTCACCTGACGAAATTTCATAACAACCGTCTTTCTTTTCAAGTGTCTTTAACCACTTCGCAAAGAACTCTTTTGAGCCAGTATCACTCGCCAAAATTTTCGTTACAGCATTCCCCGAAAAGTCACTATCGGAATACCATCCTCCAAAAAGATAATTCTGCCGTAAAGGGACCTGTAATGTAGTGCCAACACCTTTCAAATACTGTTGGACATATTCAGCAGTGTCGCCATCAAAGGTATGCAGTTTGACATCATAAAGAGTTACTTCTCCCGAATACCCTTTTACAAACCCACTCAGAATCGGATACGGATCTGTACCAACGTTTTGACCCCAAACCTCACCTTTAAAGCCATAGTGAAGCATAACTGCTAATTCGCCATTAGAGAAGGACGCATCCGTTCTCTCAAATTCACCCGAATTCGTCCCTTTATTGAACGAATTATTCGTTGTCAAGTTTGCGGTAGCATCTACATATCCAACCAAACCTGACAACAGTGCGTTATACAGTTTTACTGTATTAAAAGAATTTTCAATCGTGAGATCAGTTTCTTTACCAACAATTCCGACAATTCCCCCAACATAACTTCCCGATTGATCAATTTGCGCGATGTTGTAACAATTTCTCACCAGGTTCTTACCCGTATGAATATAGCCGGCAACACCACCAATGTACATAGCCGGATAAATACTATTGGGTCGTTCATATCCTTTAACAACGCCCTCGTTGTACGAATTAAGGAACGTTCCATTCATGCTGGAAAGTCCAACAAGTCCACCTACCCCCGTAGAGCCAACCACAGTACCCTTGTGAAAAACATTTTCCAAAGTGAGATTTCTCGCAAGAGCAACAATTCCTCCTACATACAGATCTCCATAGAAATAAGAATCAACAATTCCGACATTCCTCACAATCGAGTAATCTTTTTCGGACGTTCCCGTAACAGTCAGGATAAATCCCGCAGAAGCAAAGGTTTCCGTATTTTTGTAGTAAAGTCCTGATATCGTATGATTTTGCCCGTCAAAAACTCCCGTAAAATTGGCAATAGGAGTCCAGGGAATAAAATCACTTCCATCCCCATTCAGGGAGTCACCTTCTAAAACATTGTTGTTGACTACAATATCCGCAACAAGCTTCGCGCAAACCGACTCCTTCGATTGCCCCCCAGCATCCATCTCATTCATGATTTTTGCGAAACCATACAATTCTTCTGCAGAAGAAATTTGGTAGCAATTGTCAATTTTCATAGGAACCTGCGGGGTTCCTGAGTATGCAGCAAGAACTGATTCACTTAAAAGGAGGCATAATCCAACGAGAGATACGAATTTCATACGTAAACCATCCTATGGCTAAACTGATTTCTTCCACCATCGCAGTGAATTGACTCAGCTAAATCTGATACGGGACTCAGGATGACGCCATGCGTTACTTCAAGAACAGGCTCAGCTTTCCGAAATCGAGGATTGTGATGAACACGAAGAAGCTGATGAAGAAGGCTGCAGCGACGTTCTGAATAATAGTCTGAGTCTTTGTGGAAAGGGGCTTGCCACGGAGTTTTTCGATGCCGAGGAACATGAGGAGGCCGCCATCGGTAATGGCCAGCGGAAGCAAGTTCATCACGCCAAGGTTGATGCTGATGAGTGCCAGGAGCATAAGGAATTCCTGGAAGCCGCTCATCCATACGTTACCCATGACCGCCACGATGGAAACGGGGCCGGAGAATGCGTCCATCTTGACTTGACCCTTGAAGAGGCGGCCAAAATAACGGAAGATGCTGGTGGTCATTTTCCAGCTGGTAGCGCAAGTCTTTTCAAGAGCCTCGATGGGACCGCGACGAACAAACTTTGTTTCGCGGAAGAGGACATAGCCCATCTGCACACCCACCATATAGCGCTTGTATTCTTCGTTATAGACCGGAGTCATGGGGAGAGTAAGAGTGTCGCCATTGCGTGTAACGGTTACGCAGACTTCTTCGCCCTTGGAACCATCAATCTGACGGACCACATCTTCGTAGCGGCCAATATGCTTGCCGTTAATTTCAAGAACGGTATCGTTCTGAAGAATTCCAGCCTTTTCTGCAGCGGAACCTGCCACCGGCGGCAAACGGACAATCACGCGATTCTGAGGGTAAATGCCAATATCGCCGATACCCATCTTGGTTTCGGAATCGGTGGAGTCCTGTGCGGGAATTACCAGTTCTTCGGGCACCACAACAATGGTCTGCACAGAACCCTCGCGATGGACTTCCAATTCCACATTGGCGCCAAGGCTTACGCCGATCTGCTCGCGGAAATCATCCCAGCCCTGAGTGGGCTTACCGTTAATGGCGGTGATGGTGTCGCCGGGAATAATGCCTGAAACTTCGGCGGGAGAATTCTTACCTACAAAGCCAATAATCAATTCCTTGTTAGCGGGTTCCTGAACGCCCACCATGTAAAGAATCATCAAAAGGACAAATGCAAACACAATGTTGATGAAAGGTCCGGCAAAGGCGATGGCTGCGCGGGCGCCAACGGACTTAGCCATAAAATCACGTTCATCCAGAGCTTCGCCTTCCTGGATCTTGTCGGGATTTTCACCGGCCATGGCCACATAGCCACCAAAGGGAATGGCGGAAATACAGTATTCGGTTTCGCCAACCTTGTACTTCAGAAGTTTCTTGCCAAAGCCAACACTAAAGGTGTTCACCTTGACGTTATTCCACTTTGCCACCAGGAAATGACCCAGCTCATGGATAGTCACCAAAAAACTCAGGCCAATCAGGCCCAAAACAAACATCAAAACATTATCAAGGACATTTTCCATCGTTTTTCAATATAGCAAAAGGCGAGAGCAACGACGAGTAACACTATGGGCTTTATAGCAGAAAGGCGAGCCGCAAGGCTCGCCCATCCGCAGTTTTTTATTTACCGGCCAAGGGCCGGTTTTCAAAAGGTTAGAACTACTTTATCTGCATACCCTTCAAATCAAAACGTTTTCCATTGCGTTCAATGAAGACCTGCTGATCCACAAATCGCATACGGAGAGCGCCTTCTGGAGAGGAGTGCCTTGTCACAGAGGGTTTAATTGATGTAGCTTCGCCCTTGGCCACACCACCCACAGCAAAGCTAGGAGCATGGCCAGCATTAAGGGCTTCGATTGCACCAGCCAAATAAGCCAGCGGAGCATTCCAGTTGATAGCCACTTCGTTGGATGCATAGCTACAATTGTGGTCGGTGTAGGAAGTTGCGGGAACTCCCGTGCGGTAATCCTTACATTCCCAGGATTCAGAACCGATGTCTTCACCACCGGGCTGAGGACCACCCACCAACATACCGGGCACAGGGTCAGTCACCTTGTCAGCGGTACTGGGACGATGATGAGGCTTCTTCGGGGACTTGGTTCCAAAACCTGTCATAAAGGACATGTCCAGAGGATTCTTGCCCAACAGATAATCCAGGACCTTGCGGGCTGCCTTGTAGTACTTATCTTCACCAGTCAGGTAATAGGCATGCAACAGCCAGATGCCCTGATTAGCGGCCACTGCGTTGGATCCCCAGACAAAATCATCTTTGGCCATAACAACACCAAAGCCTGTTTCGGAACGTTTCACAAATTCATCGGCGGTCTTGATCAAAATGTTCTTGCTACCATCATCGGTACCGTATGTGGCAGCACCATAGGCGGCAAGACCAGAGACATCGCCCCAGTTGGGAACATTGGCTTTAGAAACATTCTGCTTGTAGGAAGCATCCCCTGTGGCAATGAACAGTTCGGTACCTGCGAACAGCTTTTCATCGTCGAGCCACTGGTCACCATATTCCCCAGTAGAAACGCCCTGGGGATTGGAATAGGTTACATTGGGATTCTGGGCACCCCATGCGTAAGCCTTCTTGGCGGCTTCAAGACACTGGGCAGCAAAAGTTGCATCGTAGGCCTTGTAGACTCGGGAAGCGGTTGCCATGACGCCTGCAAAATCAAAGGTGGCTGCAGTACCCTTACCGATAACATAAAGAGTAAGTTTGTCTGCAGCGGGCATGTCATCGCCAGGGAAACCAAGGGAGGTCAACTTATGGAATACGCCACCATCGGTATCCTGCATGGTGAGCATCCAATCCAGATTGTACTTGATTTCTGCCAACAGATCAGGCAGAGTACCTTCGGCAGGAATGTTCCACTTGAGGGTCCTGAAGTAATCCGGATAGTGTTCAAACAGAGAAAGGAGTGTATAAGTAGTGATGCCGGAGTTCACGATATAACGACCATAGTCGCCAGCATCGTACCAGCCCTTACCGGAAGAAATGGAGCCCGAACCTGCGGAATTGTGAAGCTGGTAAGTGCCTGCGTTATGGCCAGCGGCACGAGCCCACTGACCAGCATAGGTCTGTTCCAACGCCATGGAGGCACGCTGATAGTAGAACCACTTCAAGGCGGCCTTAGTTACATCTTCAAATGTATTGTCGACAATCTTAAGATCATTGCGGAGAACCTGGCCGCCCACTCGGATAGAGTAAACACCAGGAGTCTTCAAATCGGAGAAATCCACCAGAGACACATTCTGGCTGCTGGGAACCCACAGGGCGGAGGCAGACGGGGTGGCTGTCATGACGACACTGCCCGCAGCATCCACGATTTCGACAGGGCCGCTAACATCCTGAACGGTGAAT encodes:
- a CDS encoding InlB B-repeat-containing protein; its protein translation is MKFVSLVGLCLLLSESVLAAYSGTPQVPMKIDNCYQISSAEELYGFAKIMNEMDAGGQSKESVCAKLVADIVVNNNVLEGDSLNGDGSDFIPWTPIANFTGVFDGQNHTISGLYYKNTETFASAGFILTVTGTSEKDYSIVRNVGIVDSYFYGDLYVGGIVALARNLTLENVFHKGTVVGSTGVGGLVGLSSMNGTFLNSYNEGVVKGYERPNSIYPAMYIGGVAGYIHTGKNLVRNCYNIAQIDQSGSYVGGIVGIVGKETDLTIENSFNTVKLYNALLSGLVGYVDATANLTTNNSFNKGTNSGEFERTDASFSNGELAVMLHYGFKGEVWGQNVGTDPYPILSGFVKGYSGEVTLYDVKLHTFDGDTAEYVQQYLKGVGTTLQVPLRQNYLFGGWYSDSDFSGNAVTKILASDTGSKEFFAKWLKTLEKKDGCYEISSGEDLYVFAAIVNGNDGFTQERTACGRLTANIVVNKNVLDEKGNLNSAGSSTFKTWTPIGPFSGTFDGQGHYISGLYYNDSKKDQIGLFGYVSGSSENPGIIENVGLVDSYINSHDDAGTLIGKATGYVYVKNSYSTSTIKGGTFTGGLVGYENGHALTISNSYFAGNVAGYQCVGGMLGGSYGNEQVKFINSFNTKQGFVGYVKNKKDSSVIVVHSYAPSSSGYGETSVKLEQFKDGSVASALHNYSSTDVDGSVWGQNVGVDLYPVLNVNFDAELFKVSKAAFHYNDDSITDEVMNYVEGVPEYIKNPSVQNKIFVGWYNNKSFDGSVVHPINAETKGDMEFYAKWISIREPETEDECYVIKTVDDLYSFAAIVNGANGMSKQERACAKQVADITVNKDFLKPDGTLKFSDDDLVVWTPIQNFRGTFDGQGHTINGLFYASSYVVGVGLFANLKGDVEGDGAVVKNVGIAQSYLKSSGQAGAIAGTVEGNVLLEGVFNSSIISAGLAGGLVGLVKQNGHLLVRNVFNIGSVRSGDDVSVGGLVGKINSGSFVRIVNSFNGMVLSNGNSNLINCNSDSLCKVEHSYYLSLDSVESVGSAATQLEFADGSIAKALREYDSDEIDGSMWGQNIGVDSYPNLTGEINISGAPVIPSYPGDAPESSSSETLESSSSENPESSPSDEVDPDSSSATDGLDFQLKKIPVVSIYTFKNEIFVDEFDGFVTVFDVNGKLLSKSYSNGTARIKVNRPGTYIVMAGKRMWKVLLKR
- the rseP gene encoding RIP metalloprotease RseP produces the protein MENVLDNVLMFVLGLIGLSFLVTIHELGHFLVAKWNNVKVNTFSVGFGKKLLKYKVGETEYCISAIPFGGYVAMAGENPDKIQEGEALDERDFMAKSVGARAAIAFAGPFINIVFAFVLLMILYMVGVQEPANKELIIGFVGKNSPAEVSGIIPGDTITAINGKPTQGWDDFREQIGVSLGANVELEVHREGSVQTIVVVPEELVIPAQDSTDSETKMGIGDIGIYPQNRVIVRLPPVAGSAAEKAGILQNDTVLEINGKHIGRYEDVVRQIDGSKGEEVCVTVTRNGDTLTLPMTPVYNEEYKRYMVGVQMGYVLFRETKFVRRGPIEALEKTCATSWKMTTSIFRYFGRLFKGQVKMDAFSGPVSIVAVMGNVWMSGFQEFLMLLALISINLGVMNLLPLAITDGGLLMFLGIEKLRGKPLSTKTQTIIQNVAAAFFISFFVFITILDFGKLSLFLK
- a CDS encoding glycoside hydrolase family 9 protein — encoded protein: MFSKFGLKQFAPLAISALTLASTAFGANAYINQIGYRSNDAKEFTVQDVSGPVEIVDAAGSVVMTATPSASALWVPSSQNVSLVDFSDLKTPGVYSIRVGGQVLRNDLKIVDNTFEDVTKAALKWFYYQRASMALEQTYAGQWARAAGHNAGTYQLHNSAGSGSISSGKGWYDAGDYGRYIVNSGITTYTLLSLFEHYPDYFRTLKWNIPAEGTLPDLLAEIKYNLDWMLTMQDTDGGVFHKLTSLGFPGDDMPAADKLTLYVIGKGTAATFDFAGVMATASRVYKAYDATFAAQCLEAAKKAYAWGAQNPNVTYSNPQGVSTGEYGDQWLDDEKLFAGTELFIATGDASYKQNVSKANVPNWGDVSGLAAYGAATYGTDDGSKNILIKTADEFVKRSETGFGVVMAKDDFVWGSNAVAANQGIWLLHAYYLTGEDKYYKAARKVLDYLLGKNPLDMSFMTGFGTKSPKKPHHRPSTADKVTDPVPGMLVGGPQPGGEDIGSESWECKDYRTGVPATSYTDHNCSYASNEVAINWNAPLAYLAGAIEALNAGHAPSFAVGGVAKGEATSIKPSVTRHSSPEGALRMRFVDQQVFIERNGKRFDLKGMQIK